In Thermococcus thioreducens, a genomic segment contains:
- a CDS encoding DUF504 domain-containing protein, with amino-acid sequence MRKGSVKEVLAKIKYDPRENESDYYIVIEHRGAYGGIKKIPVEMIELGHGYFFVGEAQIPYHRILKVVRKDGKVVWETRKL; translated from the coding sequence ATGAGGAAGGGCTCCGTGAAGGAGGTTCTGGCAAAGATAAAGTATGACCCGCGGGAGAATGAGAGCGACTACTACATAGTCATCGAGCACCGCGGGGCCTATGGAGGCATCAAGAAGATTCCCGTTGAGATGATCGAGCTCGGGCACGGCTACTTCTTCGTCGGGGAGGCCCAGATACCGTACCATCGGATTTTGAAGGTCGTAAGGAAAGATGGGAAAGTGGTGTGGGAGACCAGAAAACTGTAG
- a CDS encoding DUF835 domain-containing protein — MKEIVDRLQDKSPKELLSYAIFNEEEEVKYYSKLAQKAKRASIKALFIKMSEESKDHHDWLYNLFKKLYPEEEPVKVDAPPVEVAPFYPEFESVEDYLSVLEYCMESELFAKKTYEVLAKAAKDDETRVFALNLAVMEEEHYEEIRKLYELMLSLEEQKIVPATLEPGAYLFTDETKAKYFLVDLAGGGVKLYAVVREKPEKFLELFGDIDVKVLWVTKTEAKNSIRPKEIPILKKTLCDFIEETIEPEEKRAAFIQNLGYIAFELGFKSMMDVILYLKDCAILNGGYLIVTALRDAFDRREWALLTSELQQVS, encoded by the coding sequence ATGAAAGAGATCGTGGATAGGCTTCAGGATAAGTCCCCAAAGGAACTCCTGAGCTACGCTATTTTCAACGAGGAAGAGGAGGTAAAGTACTACTCGAAACTGGCCCAAAAGGCCAAAAGGGCCAGCATTAAAGCACTGTTTATCAAGATGAGCGAGGAGAGCAAAGACCACCATGACTGGCTTTACAACCTGTTCAAAAAGCTCTATCCTGAGGAAGAGCCTGTAAAAGTCGACGCTCCCCCTGTTGAGGTTGCCCCATTTTACCCGGAGTTCGAGAGCGTTGAAGACTACCTCTCTGTCCTTGAGTACTGCATGGAAAGCGAGTTGTTCGCAAAGAAAACCTACGAGGTCCTTGCTAAAGCAGCGAAGGACGATGAAACCAGAGTCTTTGCCCTCAACCTGGCCGTTATGGAGGAAGAGCACTACGAGGAGATACGCAAGCTGTATGAGCTCATGCTGTCCCTGGAGGAGCAGAAAATCGTGCCCGCAACCCTTGAACCCGGCGCATACCTCTTTACCGACGAAACGAAGGCTAAGTACTTCCTGGTAGACCTTGCTGGCGGTGGCGTGAAGCTCTATGCTGTGGTCAGAGAAAAGCCCGAAAAGTTCTTGGAGCTGTTTGGTGACATCGATGTTAAGGTTCTCTGGGTGACAAAAACCGAGGCCAAGAACTCTATACGACCGAAGGAGATACCCATCCTTAAGAAGACGCTCTGTGATTTTATTGAGGAAACCATCGAACCGGAGGAGAAGAGAGCGGCGTTCATCCAGAACCTCGGGTACATTGCCTTTGAGCTTGGCTTCAAGAGCATGATGGACGTCATTCTTTATCTGAAAGACTGTGCAATCCTAAACGGGGGCTACTTAATCGTCACCGCGCTTAGAGATGCATTTGACAGGAGAGAGTGGGCGCTCCTTACCTCGGAGCTCCAGCAGGTTTCATAA
- a CDS encoding PIN domain-containing protein, whose product MVLKLVVDTNVLFSIFKKESQTRKLIYLSAYELELHSPLFAIGELKNYRDVIIRKAKISDVQFYEILYEMGERIRLWPIKDYAEFISLAERITPDPDDVPFVALSLKLNAPLWSNDKRLKKITQIHVVNTSELIKLLEELR is encoded by the coding sequence TTGGTACTGAAGCTTGTCGTTGACACCAACGTTCTCTTCTCTATCTTTAAAAAAGAAAGTCAGACGAGGAAACTGATTTATCTGTCTGCCTATGAGCTTGAACTCCATTCTCCCCTCTTTGCCATTGGAGAACTGAAAAACTACAGAGATGTTATCATAAGGAAAGCAAAAATCTCTGATGTGCAGTTTTACGAGATACTCTATGAGATGGGCGAAAGGATAAGACTGTGGCCTATTAAAGACTACGCGGAGTTCATATCCCTTGCCGAGAGGATAACTCCGGATCCAGACGATGTCCCCTTTGTTGCACTTTCGCTGAAACTCAATGCCCCTCTTTGGAGCAATGACAAAAGGTTAAAGAAAATAACGCAAATCCACGTTGTGAACACCTCGGAACTGATCAAACTCCTGGAGGAGTTAAGGTGA
- a CDS encoding MBL fold metallo-hydrolase, whose product MRISSIEEFPRELVPVEIPPHTVMLRGIGWDSNVYLVKNGSEVLIVDTGTGINWHVYTEIWEREGYLNGVKRIVIFNTHEHFDHIGGNVALKRWLEGKGMEVPFAAHEVTAKTLERGDDYIILAYSYGMKFEPQKVDIRLKDGDELRIGSLRLELIHTPGHTAGSSCLYLDDEVKIMFTGDTLFNGTVGRTDLPTGNGWKLQESLERLLEYEVEFGLPGHGWVVKDWKGNINEVLGWL is encoded by the coding sequence GTGAGGATAAGCTCCATCGAAGAGTTTCCGCGGGAACTGGTTCCAGTTGAGATTCCACCACACACAGTCATGCTAAGGGGCATAGGCTGGGACTCCAACGTTTACCTCGTGAAAAACGGTAGCGAAGTGCTGATAGTCGATACGGGCACCGGGATCAACTGGCACGTTTACACCGAAATCTGGGAGAGGGAGGGCTACCTAAACGGCGTGAAAAGGATTGTAATCTTCAACACCCACGAGCACTTCGACCACATCGGCGGAAACGTGGCACTAAAAAGATGGCTTGAAGGGAAAGGGATGGAGGTTCCCTTCGCAGCCCACGAGGTCACGGCGAAAACGCTGGAGCGGGGAGACGACTACATCATCCTCGCCTATTCATACGGGATGAAGTTCGAGCCTCAGAAGGTTGACATCCGCCTTAAAGATGGAGATGAGCTCAGAATAGGTTCCCTCAGGCTGGAGCTGATCCACACGCCCGGCCACACCGCTGGAAGCTCGTGCCTCTACCTCGATGATGAAGTCAAGATTATGTTCACAGGAGACACCCTTTTCAACGGTACGGTCGGCAGGACTGATCTGCCAACTGGAAACGGCTGGAAGCTCCAGGAGAGCCTCGAAAGACTCCTCGAATACGAGGTCGAGTTTGGTCTTCCCGGCCACGGGTGGGTTGTAAAGGACTGGAAGGGGAACATCAACGAAGTCCTGGGGTGGCTCTAA
- a CDS encoding dihydropteroate synthase-like protein, whose product MKPPEKILLVTGKLAEPLVRKYGKGRDVFVTPVSVAAFLTPELIVRYLKKAGIRSEDYDLILIPGLVRGSAQPIEDELGIPTFKGPRNAVDLPQTLKALSEGFKLSKELPADELFSFDALKRVEDIRNKTRNRRYIEKALKKPWNIMIGNLPAGRDFPARILGEVVDAPKLGIEKVIEKALYYLREGADIIDIGMVAGETNLDFIELIPEIRERLIENGFEVPISFDSLNTSEIEKALIYADLFLSVDGGNLEELMTEKPVVLIPTNQKKGFFPTRPAERVEFLEKLKERAIDLGYRTVIPDLILEHVPHLARSIAAFQLYRERNPDDVLLAGVGNVVELCDADSVGMNALLAGIAKELSISLLLTTETSAKAKGSVRELRRAVDMNLFEMPKDLGFGLLILKEKRTPDWRFEPAGEVVKARERPVQLEPLYFRIWVEHGKIWVNAHRGTDLILTIVGEEPNAIIDTILEHFRISPRHAFYLGRELEKAHTALRLRRSYVQEVGLFPDFYFGHNI is encoded by the coding sequence ATGAAGCCACCCGAAAAAATCCTCCTCGTTACTGGGAAACTCGCCGAGCCGCTTGTTAGAAAGTACGGGAAAGGCCGCGACGTATTCGTTACGCCCGTGAGCGTGGCGGCATTCCTCACCCCTGAGCTTATAGTACGTTACCTGAAAAAAGCCGGCATAAGGAGCGAGGACTACGACCTGATCCTAATTCCCGGTCTCGTCCGCGGTTCGGCTCAGCCTATCGAAGATGAGCTCGGAATCCCTACATTTAAGGGCCCGAGAAACGCGGTTGATTTGCCCCAAACGCTTAAGGCCCTGAGCGAGGGCTTCAAGCTCAGCAAAGAACTCCCGGCGGATGAGCTCTTCTCCTTCGATGCCCTAAAGCGCGTCGAGGACATAAGGAATAAGACCAGAAACAGGCGCTACATAGAGAAGGCCCTCAAAAAGCCGTGGAATATCATGATTGGCAACCTTCCGGCTGGGAGAGACTTCCCCGCGAGGATCTTAGGGGAAGTGGTAGATGCTCCAAAGCTAGGGATTGAAAAGGTCATCGAAAAGGCCCTTTACTATCTCCGCGAGGGAGCAGATATAATCGACATCGGCATGGTGGCGGGAGAGACTAATCTCGATTTCATTGAGCTAATCCCTGAAATCCGTGAGCGACTTATAGAGAACGGCTTTGAAGTGCCGATAAGCTTTGACTCCCTCAACACCTCTGAAATCGAGAAGGCCTTAATCTACGCCGACCTCTTCCTCAGTGTTGATGGGGGCAACCTGGAGGAGCTCATGACAGAGAAGCCTGTCGTTTTGATCCCGACCAATCAGAAGAAGGGCTTTTTCCCCACCAGACCTGCTGAGCGTGTTGAATTTCTTGAGAAACTGAAGGAGAGAGCCATCGACCTCGGATACAGAACGGTAATCCCCGACCTGATTTTGGAGCACGTACCCCATCTGGCGCGCTCAATAGCGGCCTTCCAGCTCTACCGCGAGAGGAATCCGGACGACGTTCTTTTAGCAGGTGTCGGCAACGTGGTTGAACTCTGCGACGCGGACAGCGTCGGGATGAACGCCCTATTGGCTGGAATTGCGAAGGAGCTCTCGATAAGTCTGCTCCTCACGACCGAGACGAGCGCCAAGGCAAAAGGTTCCGTTCGGGAGCTTAGAAGGGCGGTGGACATGAACCTCTTTGAGATGCCGAAGGATTTGGGCTTTGGCCTGCTGATCCTCAAGGAGAAGAGAACCCCAGACTGGCGTTTTGAACCCGCTGGGGAAGTCGTTAAGGCAAGGGAAAGGCCGGTTCAGCTTGAGCCCCTCTATTTCCGGATTTGGGTCGAGCACGGGAAAATCTGGGTCAACGCCCACCGCGGAACCGATCTAATCCTCACGATAGTCGGCGAGGAGCCGAACGCGATAATCGACACGATCCTTGAGCACTTCAGGATTTCCCCGAGGCACGCATTCTACCTCGGCCGGGAGCTTGAGAAAGCCCATACAGCGCTAAGGCTGAGGAGGAGCTACGTCCAGGAGGTCGGGCTCTTTCCCGATTTCTACTTCGGGCATAACATTTAA
- a CDS encoding helix-turn-helix domain-containing protein: MNASSLIKLLSNETNLEILSVLRSGSFNPRELARILGRDETDVSRRLRAMERAGLVEGRWMRVRGKNVKVYSLKVEDIRIRFEPGEILVSTSKGDRYEVPLLESRHPLVDIFVGREKEIDLITSSEKSVIVIYGIAGIGKTALAAKLFSDAFWYQMSEGDSLDYFAWQVGLFLNSLGYDALLEYLRAGGREERDIFELLLDGG; encoded by the coding sequence GTGAACGCCTCCAGTCTAATTAAGTTACTGTCCAACGAGACCAACCTTGAGATACTCTCCGTCCTCAGATCTGGCTCCTTCAATCCGCGAGAGCTTGCCCGAATACTGGGAAGGGATGAAACAGACGTCTCAAGGCGTTTAAGGGCGATGGAGAGAGCTGGTCTCGTCGAGGGCAGGTGGATGAGGGTTAGAGGGAAAAACGTCAAGGTATATTCTCTCAAGGTTGAAGACATCAGGATAAGGTTTGAGCCGGGGGAGATACTTGTCAGCACTTCAAAGGGAGACCGATACGAGGTTCCCCTATTGGAGAGCAGGCATCCTCTTGTCGATATATTCGTTGGGCGGGAAAAAGAAATTGACCTAATCACCTCCTCCGAGAAGAGCGTTATAGTAATCTACGGAATAGCTGGGATTGGAAAAACAGCCCTAGCGGCGAAGCTTTTCAGTGATGCATTCTGGTACCAGATGAGCGAAGGGGACAGTCTTGACTACTTTGCCTGGCAGGTTGGGCTGTTCCTTAACTCTCTCGGCTATGATGCCCTTCTCGAGTATTTAAGAGCCGGAGGGAGGGAAGAGAGGGACATCTTTGAGCTACTCCTAGATGGGGGTTGA
- a CDS encoding DUF3216 domain-containing protein, whose amino-acid sequence MPVDVPEVKGVRKLLEDLNEKALIARLDSFLRLNEGLETKKGEDFIKVSIMGFLEGILVSLRRKYPENSEVRGLLEVVSARRQELDELFRKPAMQNLRVE is encoded by the coding sequence ATGCCAGTTGATGTGCCTGAGGTTAAGGGGGTCAGGAAACTGCTCGAAGATCTGAACGAAAAAGCGCTCATAGCAAGGCTCGACTCATTCCTGAGGCTCAACGAGGGGCTGGAGACTAAGAAGGGCGAGGACTTCATAAAGGTCTCCATCATGGGCTTCCTTGAGGGGATACTGGTGAGCCTGAGAAGAAAATATCCAGAAAACAGCGAGGTCAGAGGGCTCTTAGAGGTGGTGAGCGCGAGGAGGCAGGAGCTGGACGAGCTGTTCCGAAAGCCCGCGATGCAGAACCTCAGGGTTGAGTGA
- a CDS encoding aminotransferase-like domain-containing protein, translating into MEQIKFLAGRANWIKGSALAEVMKKAAELRAGGRKLISLSAGDPDPGLIPRKVLGELAREVLEEVPQSVMYTPANGIPELREELSGFLKKYEGYTVDPSEIIITVGGTGAIDLLGRVLIDPGDIVITENPSYINSLLAFEQLGARIVGIPMDGDGMRVDLLEEKLRELESRGERVKFIYTIPTGQNPMGITMSMERRKALLEVAEEHDLLIVEDSAYNFMRYEGETKPLKAMDGAGRVIVVGTFSKVMGTGFRIGWLIAGGAIGKKVLMGKSPIDFCAPTISQYIALEYIRRGYFEEYHLKEALPGYKRKRDTMLKALEEGLPEAEFTRPIAGMFVMLFLPKGADGMVFASELMEETGVVTVPGKPFYTDESGGNALRLNFSRPSEEEILEGVKRLAEFYHRKF; encoded by the coding sequence ATGGAGCAGATAAAGTTTCTGGCCGGAAGGGCAAACTGGATTAAAGGGTCGGCACTGGCGGAGGTCATGAAAAAGGCCGCGGAGCTCAGGGCCGGGGGGAGAAAGCTCATAAGCCTCTCAGCGGGCGACCCAGATCCCGGCCTCATACCCCGGAAAGTCCTCGGGGAGCTTGCCAGGGAAGTCCTTGAGGAAGTTCCCCAGTCCGTCATGTACACCCCCGCAAACGGCATCCCTGAGCTGAGGGAAGAGCTCTCAGGGTTCCTCAAAAAATACGAGGGCTACACAGTGGATCCATCAGAGATAATCATCACGGTGGGCGGAACCGGGGCGATAGACCTCCTGGGAAGGGTTCTCATAGACCCCGGAGACATAGTCATAACCGAGAACCCGAGCTACATCAACAGCCTCCTGGCCTTCGAGCAGCTTGGGGCCAGAATAGTGGGAATCCCAATGGACGGGGACGGCATGAGGGTAGACCTCCTCGAAGAGAAGCTTAGGGAGCTTGAAAGCAGGGGGGAGAGGGTCAAGTTCATCTACACCATCCCAACGGGACAGAACCCCATGGGGATCACCATGAGCATGGAGCGGAGGAAGGCCCTGCTGGAGGTGGCCGAGGAGCACGACCTCCTCATAGTGGAAGACTCTGCATACAACTTCATGCGCTACGAGGGAGAAACAAAGCCGCTGAAGGCCATGGACGGCGCCGGAAGGGTCATCGTGGTCGGGACGTTCAGCAAGGTCATGGGGACTGGCTTCAGGATCGGCTGGCTCATAGCCGGGGGTGCCATAGGAAAGAAGGTTCTCATGGGGAAGTCCCCCATAGACTTCTGCGCCCCCACCATTTCCCAGTATATAGCCCTGGAGTACATAAGGCGCGGCTACTTCGAGGAATACCACCTAAAAGAGGCACTGCCCGGGTACAAAAGAAAACGGGACACTATGCTTAAAGCCCTCGAAGAGGGCCTCCCGGAGGCAGAATTCACGCGGCCGATAGCGGGAATGTTCGTGATGCTCTTCCTGCCGAAGGGAGCAGACGGGATGGTCTTTGCCTCGGAGCTCATGGAGGAAACCGGAGTCGTAACGGTGCCAGGAAAACCATTCTACACCGACGAGAGCGGAGGAAACGCACTCCGCCTCAACTTCTCACGGCCGAGCGAGGAAGAGATACTGGAGGGCGTCAAAAGGCTCGCGGAGTTCTATCACAGGAAATTCTGA
- the dapA gene encoding 4-hydroxy-tetrahydrodipicolinate synthase, whose protein sequence is MLRGVFVPHVTPFDEREDVNGEALRELVHRFEDAGLSGLVTLGSNGEFPYLSFEEKLEVVGIVREESSLPVIAGATENSTRETIRLGKALLDLGADALLIGPPYYFKPSQEELFAHYSTLADKLDGEVLIYNVPRFTGVNVPLDIIERLAGEHSNIIGIKDSSANMGRITELLRRMGDEFTVLAGTADVMYPSWVIGAHGAVVAVANVVPELCAELYGAFKEDDHRRARELQLKINLVNEVVVKRYNQISAIKAAMGMRGLKVGKPRFPSLPLGEDALGDIKEALKTAGVL, encoded by the coding sequence ATGCTGAGGGGAGTCTTTGTTCCGCACGTCACACCCTTCGACGAAAGGGAGGATGTAAACGGGGAGGCTCTAAGGGAGCTGGTTCACCGCTTCGAGGATGCCGGCCTCAGCGGCCTCGTGACGCTGGGGAGCAACGGTGAGTTTCCGTACCTGAGCTTCGAGGAGAAACTTGAGGTCGTCGGAATAGTCCGTGAGGAGAGTTCCCTCCCGGTAATAGCCGGTGCCACCGAGAACTCTACAAGAGAAACTATACGCCTCGGAAAGGCCCTCCTTGACCTCGGCGCTGATGCCCTCCTCATCGGCCCTCCCTACTACTTCAAACCATCCCAGGAGGAGCTCTTCGCCCACTACTCAACGCTCGCCGACAAGCTCGACGGCGAAGTCCTCATATACAACGTCCCCAGGTTCACTGGGGTTAACGTTCCACTCGACATCATCGAGAGGCTTGCCGGGGAGCACTCGAACATAATCGGCATTAAGGACTCAAGCGCGAACATGGGGAGGATAACCGAGCTCCTGAGGCGCATGGGGGATGAGTTTACCGTCCTCGCGGGAACTGCCGACGTTATGTATCCCTCGTGGGTCATTGGGGCGCACGGGGCAGTTGTGGCCGTTGCCAACGTCGTTCCGGAGCTCTGCGCCGAACTCTACGGGGCATTTAAAGAGGACGACCATAGGAGGGCGAGGGAGCTCCAGCTTAAGATAAACCTCGTCAACGAGGTCGTTGTGAAGAGATACAACCAGATAAGCGCGATAAAGGCCGCGATGGGGATGAGGGGCCTGAAAGTAGGGAAGCCCAGGTTTCCATCCCTGCCGCTCGGTGAAGACGCGCTTGGGGACATAAAGGAAGCCCTGAAGACCGCTGGAGTGCTTTAA
- a CDS encoding YchF/TatD family DNA exonuclease yields MIDSHAHIEMFKKDAPRIAEESRKRLRAVVDSITEYRKFHVWKSWELLKPYFGFIFPTLGYAPNEARRGNWEKVKKVEEFIIGHRDEIVAIGEIGLDYYYAKTPEERKNQREIFHHFLDLAVELNLPVVLHARDAELEVFEAVQRAGVKAYFHSYSGPRELALEIAEGGHIIGVNTGIDFIPAVREVAEVLPLESMVLETDAPYMSPYKGERNYPWNVEYAVKRVAELKGADFKEVERVTERNVVDFFGLKL; encoded by the coding sequence ATGATAGACAGCCACGCCCACATAGAGATGTTCAAGAAGGACGCGCCGAGGATCGCTGAAGAGAGCAGAAAACGTCTAAGGGCAGTTGTCGATTCCATCACAGAGTACCGCAAGTTTCACGTCTGGAAAAGCTGGGAGCTCCTAAAGCCATACTTTGGGTTTATCTTCCCGACGCTCGGCTACGCGCCCAACGAAGCGAGGAGGGGCAACTGGGAGAAGGTCAAAAAGGTCGAAGAGTTTATCATAGGGCACAGGGACGAGATAGTTGCCATCGGAGAGATAGGCCTCGACTATTACTACGCCAAGACCCCGGAGGAAAGAAAAAACCAGAGGGAGATATTCCACCATTTCCTTGACCTGGCGGTGGAGCTTAATCTTCCCGTGGTTCTCCACGCCCGTGATGCTGAGCTGGAGGTCTTTGAAGCCGTGCAGAGGGCAGGGGTTAAGGCTTATTTTCACTCCTACAGCGGGCCGAGGGAGCTCGCACTGGAGATAGCTGAGGGTGGCCACATAATCGGCGTGAACACCGGAATCGATTTCATACCTGCCGTTAGGGAGGTAGCGGAAGTCCTGCCCCTGGAAAGCATGGTTCTTGAGACGGACGCGCCTTACATGAGCCCTTATAAGGGGGAGAGGAACTACCCCTGGAACGTGGAGTACGCGGTGAAGAGAGTGGCGGAGCTTAAAGGGGCAGACTTCAAGGAAGTCGAGAGGGTAACCGAGAGAAATGTGGTAGATTTCTTTGGACTGAAGCTTTAG
- a CDS encoding tetratricopeptide repeat protein, whose product MGVEKSSAKIVIDDLHKCRDERILHLLAFLSEKLDKGKLVVTSREKPNLGLNALYIRLSGLSLKEAYSLIKAKGINVSSEEFAEIYQVTFGHPLALTLFSEAYDVGKEFKRESFFDFILSEVYEKLRENEKLLLQIMSLFDEPLEYDEIKALYGKNIFSVLYSLLNKGLIERRGNLYFVHDLIRGFLSEVREVDEAKLYSKYIGFLLEKNNARDFLKAFKYAVKLKDDETIKRLVELRLRKFKRIVQDFPDAYLNVLSIIKDNPYAKEELASIYFQKGFFEKALKLWLEIKDELEGIHKAYVLSSLVDVYTELNKLDESKKYLKEFEKMREIMNDAEVDFWYFVELTKLNFYLGKPEKALKSAFNELGALKRLNPYPELESLVLLHIGDIYIELERYGESLKYYSQALDLARAYSLSFMEHLSLSELSKAYYLVGNYKKAVEHATEAVDYFLKVRNYRRAVDALAYRCFSYIALGELDGAQKDAEEMIRIAQSTGYPLGWAGYIALAAVENLRGGNFKEYINIGREKLKGYPRLYEAILEELGRVFDVSRFSELRQI is encoded by the coding sequence ATGGGGGTTGAGAAAAGCTCGGCAAAGATCGTTATTGATGACCTCCACAAATGCAGGGATGAGAGGATACTCCACCTGCTTGCATTCCTTTCCGAGAAGCTCGATAAAGGGAAGCTGGTGGTGACCTCAAGGGAGAAACCAAACCTCGGTTTGAATGCCCTCTACATACGTCTATCCGGCCTAAGCCTGAAGGAGGCGTATTCACTGATAAAAGCCAAAGGCATCAACGTAAGCTCTGAGGAGTTTGCTGAGATATACCAGGTAACGTTTGGTCACCCCCTCGCCCTGACTCTTTTTTCTGAAGCCTACGATGTGGGAAAGGAGTTCAAACGAGAGAGCTTCTTTGATTTTATCCTGAGTGAGGTTTATGAAAAGCTAAGGGAAAACGAGAAACTTTTGCTTCAGATCATGTCTCTTTTTGATGAACCCCTTGAATACGACGAAATAAAGGCGCTCTATGGAAAGAACATTTTTTCAGTCCTGTACTCCCTCCTGAACAAGGGGCTCATCGAGAGAAGAGGGAACCTTTACTTCGTCCACGATCTCATCAGGGGCTTTTTGAGTGAAGTTAGGGAGGTTGATGAGGCCAAACTTTACTCAAAGTACATAGGGTTTCTCCTGGAGAAGAACAACGCCAGGGACTTTTTGAAGGCCTTCAAGTACGCGGTAAAGCTCAAGGATGATGAGACCATCAAAAGGCTCGTTGAATTGAGATTGAGAAAGTTCAAGAGGATCGTTCAAGATTTCCCCGATGCCTACTTGAATGTCTTATCCATCATAAAAGACAACCCGTACGCCAAGGAGGAGCTCGCCAGCATTTATTTCCAGAAGGGCTTCTTTGAAAAAGCATTAAAGCTCTGGCTTGAAATCAAGGACGAACTGGAAGGGATTCACAAAGCTTATGTGCTGAGCTCTTTGGTGGATGTTTACACAGAGCTCAACAAGCTTGATGAAAGTAAAAAATATCTCAAAGAGTTTGAGAAGATGAGGGAAATCATGAACGACGCGGAGGTTGACTTCTGGTACTTTGTGGAGCTCACCAAGCTGAACTTCTACCTTGGAAAGCCTGAAAAGGCCCTCAAAAGTGCCTTCAACGAGCTGGGGGCATTAAAAAGGCTCAACCCATATCCTGAGCTTGAAAGCCTCGTTCTCCTCCACATAGGAGACATATACATTGAGCTGGAACGGTACGGGGAAAGCCTGAAGTACTATTCCCAGGCTTTAGACCTCGCAAGGGCGTACAGTCTGTCCTTCATGGAGCACCTCTCGCTCTCCGAGCTCTCCAAGGCTTATTACCTTGTGGGGAACTATAAGAAGGCCGTTGAACATGCCACAGAGGCAGTGGATTACTTTTTAAAGGTCAGAAACTATCGGAGGGCCGTTGATGCTCTCGCTTACAGGTGCTTCTCCTACATTGCCCTTGGAGAGCTTGACGGGGCCCAAAAAGATGCCGAGGAGATGATAAGAATCGCCCAGAGCACCGGCTATCCACTTGGGTGGGCAGGGTACATAGCTTTAGCTGCAGTTGAGAACCTCCGAGGCGGAAACTTCAAAGAATACATCAACATCGGAAGGGAAAAGCTAAAGGGATACCCAAGACTCTATGAAGCTATCCTCGAAGAGCTCGGAAGGGTTTTTGACGTTTCGAGATTCTCTGAGCTGAGACAAATTTAA
- the gyaR gene encoding glyoxylate reductase: MKPKVFITRAVPENGIEMLREHFEVEVWSEEHEIPREVLLKKVRDVDALVSMLSERVDGELFDAAPRLKIVANYAVGYDNIDVKEATRRGIYVTNTPDVLTNATADFAWTLLLATARRLIEADSFTRSGEWKRKGIAWHPRWFLGYDAYGKTIGIVGFGRIGQAIARRAKGFGMRILYNSRTRKPEVEKELGAEFKPLDELLRESDFVVLAVPLTRETHHLINEGRLRLMKPTAILVNIARGKVVDTEALVKALKEGWIAGAGLDVYEEEPYYHEELFSFDNVVLAPHIGSATHGAREGMAELVARNLIAFKNGQIPPTLVNREVVNVRKPGFE, translated from the coding sequence ATGAAGCCTAAGGTCTTCATCACGCGCGCCGTCCCCGAGAACGGCATCGAAATGCTGAGGGAGCACTTTGAGGTCGAGGTCTGGTCGGAGGAACACGAGATTCCAAGGGAAGTCCTGCTGAAGAAAGTTCGGGACGTGGACGCTCTGGTTTCTATGCTCAGTGAGAGGGTTGATGGTGAGCTGTTCGATGCAGCACCGAGGTTGAAAATAGTCGCCAACTACGCCGTCGGCTACGACAACATAGACGTTAAGGAAGCGACACGGAGGGGAATCTACGTCACGAACACCCCGGACGTTCTTACCAACGCGACCGCCGACTTCGCTTGGACCCTTCTGCTTGCCACCGCGAGGCGCTTAATTGAGGCGGACAGCTTCACCCGCTCCGGCGAGTGGAAGAGGAAAGGAATAGCCTGGCACCCGCGCTGGTTCCTCGGCTACGACGCTTACGGAAAGACCATCGGCATAGTCGGCTTCGGAAGGATCGGCCAGGCAATAGCGAGGCGCGCGAAAGGTTTCGGGATGAGGATACTCTACAACTCCCGCACGAGGAAGCCAGAAGTTGAAAAGGAGCTCGGCGCCGAGTTCAAACCGCTGGACGAGCTCCTGCGCGAGAGCGATTTCGTGGTTTTGGCAGTCCCGCTGACGAGGGAAACTCACCACCTCATCAACGAGGGGCGGCTTAGGCTGATGAAGCCAACAGCGATACTCGTGAACATAGCGCGCGGAAAGGTTGTCGATACAGAGGCGCTCGTTAAGGCGCTCAAAGAGGGCTGGATTGCCGGGGCCGGCCTGGACGTTTATGAAGAGGAGCCGTACTACCACGAAGAGCTCTTCAGCTTCGACAACGTCGTCTTAGCCCCGCACATAGGGAGCGCGACCCACGGTGCAAGGGAGGGAATGGCTGAGCTCGTGGCGAGGAACCTCATAGCCTTCAAGAACGGCCAAATCCCCCCGACGCTCGTGAATAGGGAAGTGGTGAATGTCAGGAAGCCGGGGTTCGAGTGA